Proteins found in one Saccharopolyspora phatthalungensis genomic segment:
- a CDS encoding ABC transporter ATP-binding protein — protein sequence MAGQTAGFGASSVEARGLTRRFGGNTVLAAVDVTIPASSFFCLLGPSGCGKTTLLRIIAGLDVPDEGTLRIGGIDHTRTPAHRRPTNLVFQSGALFPHMNVAENIGFGLRTQRNMPKSVVRRRVAEMLELVAMEGYGDRSPATLSGGQRQRVAIARSLVRRPDVLLLDEPLSALDLSLQLRMRRELRTWQQETGTTFLCVTHNQAEAMELADQIAVLNAGVIEQVGSGRELYEAPRNRFVADFIGENNIFDGPVGDSVDGVAFPDVDGDGLEAFAVRPEDLRFVALDDVTSRGTGVVRTASFTGKSLRVGVTTVTGRELLAELAPSQGDFVPGQKVGIAFAAADVRRLGRPVRDQVQA from the coding sequence ATGGCTGGTCAGACAGCCGGATTCGGTGCCAGCTCGGTCGAGGCCCGCGGGTTGACCCGTCGTTTCGGCGGCAATACGGTCCTCGCCGCGGTCGACGTCACGATCCCGGCCAGCAGTTTCTTCTGCCTGCTCGGGCCGTCGGGCTGCGGGAAGACGACGCTGCTGCGGATCATCGCCGGGCTGGACGTCCCGGACGAGGGCACGCTGCGGATCGGCGGAATCGACCACACCCGGACCCCGGCGCACCGCAGGCCAACGAATCTCGTCTTCCAGAGCGGAGCGCTGTTCCCGCACATGAACGTCGCCGAGAACATCGGCTTCGGCCTGCGCACCCAGCGGAACATGCCGAAGTCCGTGGTGCGGCGGCGCGTCGCGGAAATGCTGGAGCTCGTCGCGATGGAAGGCTACGGCGACCGTTCCCCGGCCACGCTCTCCGGTGGGCAGCGCCAGCGCGTCGCGATTGCCCGTTCGCTGGTCCGCCGCCCGGACGTGCTGCTCCTCGACGAGCCGTTGAGCGCGCTGGATCTGAGCCTGCAACTGCGGATGCGCCGCGAGCTGCGGACCTGGCAGCAGGAAACCGGTACGACCTTCCTCTGCGTCACGCACAACCAGGCCGAGGCGATGGAGTTGGCCGACCAGATCGCCGTGCTGAACGCCGGCGTCATCGAGCAGGTCGGCAGCGGCCGCGAGTTGTACGAAGCGCCCCGCAACCGGTTCGTCGCCGACTTCATCGGCGAAAACAATATCTTCGACGGGCCGGTGGGGGACTCGGTTGACGGCGTCGCCTTCCCGGACGTCGACGGCGACGGTCTCGAAGCATTCGCCGTCCGCCCGGAGGATCTTCGGTTCGTCGCCCTGGACGACGTCACCTCCCGCGGCACGGGTGTCGTGCGCACCGCGAGCTTCACCGGCAAATCACTGCGGGTCGGGGTGACCACGGTGACGGGCCGCGAGCTGCTGGCCGAGTTGGCGCCGTCGCAGGGCGACTTCGTCCCGGGACAGAAGGTGGGCATCGCGTTCGCAGCCGCGGACGTTCGTCGGCTCGGCCGACCGGTGCGCGACCAGGTGCAGGCATGA
- a CDS encoding ABC transporter substrate-binding protein: MADAVRIGPDFRLLRRSHMNNFSMTRRDFLRVAALTGAAAGATTALGACGTPGKSPASAGDAAGTEITMFHWAGAQGKVPQEVGNAFASASGVRVKYIEGTNADTFPKLVSSVQINASHPLLNLGFFNAQSFSQGNDKDLWLPVPKSVTAIDQVLPKYQVADRQGAYLVMDAMGLVYNKKAFPTPPRSWMDLFAAANRGKVTTWDAPSFSVNALPVIAKLNGGSESNLKPGIDVFSNAAKAGQFRGFISSIDALRQQLNSGEVVIAPGFQGVAEPWIQAGDPIGFAVPSEGVMAFPEGFQIVKGSSDAQVDASAQLMNKMFSPENVSAYCNATATLPLVKGASLDPKYADRPSFQLETVEKAIQLDWTALVASIPTATTAWNDQVKAHI; the protein is encoded by the coding sequence GTGGCCGACGCGGTCCGGATCGGGCCAGATTTTCGCTTGCTGAGGAGATCGCACATGAACAACTTCTCCATGACGCGGCGTGATTTCCTCCGCGTCGCAGCCCTCACGGGCGCTGCGGCAGGAGCCACAACGGCTCTCGGCGCGTGCGGAACTCCCGGCAAGTCGCCCGCGTCGGCGGGCGATGCCGCCGGGACAGAGATCACGATGTTCCACTGGGCGGGCGCGCAGGGGAAGGTGCCGCAGGAGGTCGGCAACGCGTTCGCCTCGGCGAGCGGGGTGCGTGTCAAGTACATCGAGGGAACGAACGCCGACACGTTCCCCAAGCTCGTCTCATCGGTGCAGATCAACGCGTCACACCCGCTGCTCAACCTCGGATTCTTCAACGCGCAGAGCTTTTCCCAGGGCAACGACAAGGACTTGTGGCTGCCCGTGCCGAAGTCGGTCACCGCGATCGACCAGGTGCTGCCGAAGTACCAGGTCGCCGACCGCCAGGGCGCCTACCTGGTCATGGACGCCATGGGACTGGTCTACAACAAGAAGGCGTTTCCGACGCCGCCGAGGTCCTGGATGGACCTGTTCGCCGCCGCCAACCGGGGTAAGGTCACTACCTGGGACGCGCCGTCGTTCAGCGTCAACGCGCTGCCGGTGATCGCGAAGCTCAACGGCGGGAGCGAGTCGAACCTCAAGCCCGGCATCGACGTGTTCTCCAACGCGGCTAAGGCAGGCCAGTTCCGCGGCTTTATCTCCTCCATCGACGCGCTGCGCCAGCAGCTCAATTCCGGCGAGGTCGTCATCGCACCCGGTTTCCAGGGTGTGGCCGAGCCCTGGATCCAGGCCGGGGACCCGATCGGCTTCGCCGTCCCATCCGAGGGCGTGATGGCCTTCCCCGAGGGGTTTCAGATCGTCAAGGGTTCCAGCGACGCCCAAGTCGACGCTTCCGCGCAGCTGATGAACAAGATGTTCTCGCCGGAGAACGTCAGTGCCTACTGCAACGCCACCGCCACTCTTCCGCTCGTGAAAGGCGCGTCGCTCGACCCGAAGTACGCCGACCGGCCGAGCTTTCAGCTCGAAACGGTTGAGAAGGCCATCCAGCTCGACTGGACCGCCCTCGTCGCCAGCATCCCGACCGCGACGACCGCGTGGAACGACCAGGTCAAGGCCCACATCTAA
- a CDS encoding GntR family transcriptional regulator codes for MSAEVAEHIRTMIFDGRLKAEQRVPQDAIAEELGVSRLPVREALITLEADGLVSSETHRGTFVVPIRSEDITDHYRLYGMAQGLAAAGAVRRITEPVLDRLDELHAQMSSNDDPDLLHDLNWEFHTLINKTGASRRTLSVLRQLSHNLPREVYSLAAAASPEANRGHSRIIAALRAGNEAEADLASREHVQQESHQVVAALKRDGILAD; via the coding sequence ATGAGTGCCGAGGTGGCCGAGCACATCCGGACGATGATCTTCGACGGCAGGCTCAAGGCCGAGCAGCGCGTTCCCCAGGACGCCATCGCCGAAGAGCTCGGCGTGAGCCGGCTCCCGGTCCGCGAGGCCCTGATCACCCTTGAGGCGGATGGCTTGGTCTCCTCCGAAACGCATCGTGGCACGTTCGTCGTCCCGATCCGGTCCGAGGACATCACCGACCACTACCGGCTCTACGGGATGGCCCAGGGGCTCGCCGCGGCGGGAGCGGTCCGGCGGATCACCGAACCCGTGCTCGACCGGCTCGATGAACTGCATGCCCAGATGAGCTCCAACGACGACCCGGATCTGCTGCACGACCTGAACTGGGAGTTCCACACGCTCATCAACAAGACCGGGGCGAGCCGCCGGACCCTGTCGGTCCTGCGACAGCTCTCGCACAACCTGCCCCGCGAGGTGTACAGCCTGGCCGCGGCCGCAAGCCCCGAGGCGAACCGTGGCCACAGCCGCATCATCGCCGCGCTGCGCGCCGGCAACGAGGCCGAGGCCGATCTCGCCAGCCGCGAGCACGTCCAGCAGGAAAGCCATCAGGTCGTTGCCGCGCTCAAACGCGACGGCATCCTCGCGGACTGA